TCGTCTCAGCAATCGACTTGTTCGCGCAAGCCACGGCCACATCCAACCCCTCTTGGATAGACCTGATCGTCCGCTTTCCCTTAATAGAGCTTTCAATCAAATCATCGTAGCGACTCCGTAAATGCGATGCGCAATCAAGACGATCCTTCGCCTTGTCAACAAGGTTCGCCCGGATCTCCTTCTTGCGCTTATCAATCACCTTCTCCAACCCCAGACGAGCCGCGCTGATTTCGCCCTTCGACTCATCGAGAGCTGCGAAAAGCTTTTGCAGGTCCTCCGCCTGAGCAAGAGCTTCCTTTTTTGCCTGCTCCACAACAGACTCCGCATTCTTCAGGGCCTTCACGTCGAGTTCAGCCTTCCCGAAATCCTCATCCGTCTCTGGCTTCTGATTGATAGACGACAAAGCCATTTTAACAGACTCACGGAATTCCTTCAGGTTCGAGGACAACACCTCGCCGCGCGTTTCAATTTTAAGAGTAACAAGTTCCATTGTTCAAAGCAGGGTTTGGGGTTCTTCAGCAGCAGAGGATGCAGCGGCAACCTCATTCACAAACGGGATATCATCCGTCACAGTCGGATCCAGAGGCTCGGCTGGAATATCAGGCTTCTTCGCAACAGGCGGGAAAACCTCCTTCACGTAAACCATCCCCTCCTTAATGGAGTTGTAAATCTTCCCAAGCCGGACAACATCCTGCCGGGTAATCTCCTCAATAGAGTGACCCAGATTGGCAACCAACTGATCGCGCGTCACGCCAAGCTCAAGAAACTTCGCCTCCATACTCCGGGCAACATCAGCCAGAGGGCGAGTATCACCCTCCTTAATCGCCTTTGCCGTCACCTCAAGAGCCTCATCAACAAGCCACCCCGGCAACACCTGTAAAATACAAGCACGGATGCGGCGACTCGCCATATTGGCACACAGTTCATACACATCCCGCTCGCTATCAAGCGGCACGCGCAACATCTTTCCTGTTTTTCGCCCACGCGAATCAACCTCGCTCTTATCGCGAGTATGGTTCACCGTAAAAGCAATCTCACGGCGAACATTCGTTTCCTTGTCGAAGCAGAACGCCACACACTCCGAAACATTGCAACCCAGCCCATCAGCCCCTTGAGGATCCCAATGCCGGGCAACCTCGCGCCAGCCCGCTTCCGCATTCCCCCAGGCAGAAATCAAAGCCTCTGCAAGTCGAATACTCGGCCCCTCCACCGTCGTTCCGCCGCGAGGGAAAGCATACGTCGCAGACTGCGCCAAAGACAGCCTGGAACACGCCTGACTCATCCTCGCCGTTACCTCCGCCAAATTGCGCGGAAACTGCTTCGCCACCCAGATGGACGCAAGAACTGACGTTGCCGCCGCATTGCCGGTAATAGCAGCCAACGCACCGCCGCCCGAAGAAAAAGAAGGAATCAAACCCTCCTGTGAATTATTGCCCGTGTTTTCAACTTGATCCGGGCGTACTGTTCTAGTAGTCATATGTCTGTAGATATTTTGATAGAAATCATTGTTTACAGGCGGTCGTCCGTTGCTGCGGACTTCCGCCATTTTTTAGGCTTCCTGCTTGAAGTCTCCCGAATGGCGTTCTGCGGTTTTGATTAAAAACTCAATGGCGTCCATGTAATCGCAATCCTTGCCGTACTTTTCTTCTACGGCCTCCCGCAAAGCTTCTTCAGTTCCCGAGAAACACCCTGCAAACCAAACCCAATCATTGCGTAATCCTTTGGCATGCAAGGTTAAAGCACGACGATGCGCTCCAACTCCGCACACTTGGTAAATCGGCTGACCTATTGTGGATGCAAAACAACAATCAAATCCTAAATCGGCACCGCGCAGGTCGGCATCGCGCAGGTCGGCACCGCGCAGGTTGGCATCGCTCAGGTTGGCACCGCGCAGGTTGGCATCGCTCAGGTTGGCACCGCGCAGGTCGGCACCGCGCAGGTTGGCATCGCTCAGGTTGGCACCGCGCAGGTCGGCATCGCGCAGGTCGGCATCGCGCAGGTCGGCACCGCGCAGGTTGGCATCGCTCAGGTTGGCACCGCGCAGGTCGGCATCGCTCAGGTTGGCACCGCGCAGGTCGGCACGCTTGCCGCCATATTCGCTGTTAATCCATTTCCGGTGCTTTTCAAGGATTTCTTCCAGTTCTTCGGTATTCATTATTGTTGTATTGGTTAGTTTCCCGGATGCCGTCCGGGGCGGTTAATTGGGGCCAAACCCCGAAAGTATTACTTTTTTCCCTGATTTAATTTCAGCGTCGTCATCCAACATGCAAATGTAGAAAATCGCAGCAATTCCAACTCCTACAAGCGTACCAAGAATGATATCGCGAATGATTATTAAGAGTTTCATCTGTTTATAAACAAATCTTGTTTTCCCATCCTCTTTGCCTGTTTTGGAGAAATTACAGCAAAGCTAGAAGCTCTTTTCTTAAATCGAGATAGTCTGCCACCTCGTCTTAACCACAATTCAACCTTTTCAGGATCGAACCTATATATTTGTGCTTCACTTGTTCCAATGTTCTGATGTGAGCACCCATCTTTCACCCATCTTTCGATTGTTTTTTCAGAGACGGTATATAAATTCGCCAGTTCGCTTTTTGTAAGCAATCGCTTAGGTCTATGCGTTGTACTTCCAACCGATGCCGCTTCTGGCGAAGAAGGCGTATCTTCTTCAAGAGCCTTGCTCAGTATTTCCGCAATATTTGTTACTGCTGAAAGTAGATTTTCCATAAGTTCCTTATTCATAATCCCAGCCCAGTTTTTTGAGTTCTTCAATTACAGGTTCGTCAATCATAGTGACTCGATTTTCTCTTTATAAATGTCCATTGGATCACGTGGATCTTCCATAGACGACAGATTATCAATACACGCTTGAAGCTCTTTGAGGCGTTCACGTGCTTCTTGCTCGCACATGGGTATATCTGTTACTTCATCCCATATGGTCCGTGTTTTTGGATTTGTGGAATAATATGATCCACTAAATGGCTCTATTGTCTTCATTGCTTTAATTATTTTAATAGTTGCTATATAATGCGTGTGGATAGTTATGGATTTCACTTAAAGAACCCCCTATAGGGTAAGTTGAATATTCCCTTTCAGATGTATTTTGTGGATTGCTCCACTTGCCGGTAATTTCTTCATCAGTTAATTTGTGACCGCAATCTTTGCATATGCAGTAACCACCTACGCCGTAGCTATCCCATTCAGTCCGTCCACCGCATTTTGGGCATATAGGGTTCATACGGTTCCCTCCCTGTTTAGCTTTATGCCAGGATCAACACCTTCGCATTTGCCCTTAGCGACCCCATCAGCTACCATCGTAGCATGATTGACCCTGTAAAATCTTTCCTTGAGCTCTTGAAGCTCGCACCAGCTTACCTTGTAGCCCTTCTTGCAGCCTGTTCGGCAATAATGTTTCTTCCCGAAAAATGGATCCAGATCCTTGGAGTCCATCAACTTAAAGAAAATCACGGCACCGTGATTGGAGCTGCTATTATTGTACTTCTCGCCATTCTCATATTCGTAACCCTTCCTGTATGGATAAAGGGAACGATAGGCAGACTTGCATTCGAAAAACGCATGCAATATCGCCTGCAAATCCTCACTGAAGACGAGAAACAGATTTTGAGGTTCTACATACTCCAACACACGAGAACAAACCATCTCCGCCCCTGTGATCGCATCGTCAAGGGACTTGAAGCCGATGGCATCATCATCTGTGATGGGGATGGCTACATCACTGACGCACTTCCCTACAAGATCTCTCACTTCGCTTGGAAATACATCAATCGTCATCGCTCGCTTTTGGGGGAATCCACAATAGCCAGAACGGATGTTGGGCATCACGACTTTCGCGATCTTATCTAGTATCTTCATTCGGCTTTCTTCGGGTTCGGGGTTTTCTGATTCAGTTGGTTTTTGAGAAGAGGCACCCCCAGTTGTACGGAAAGCCTCAAAAGTGCCGAGTACGGCACGCCCGTTGCCTTGGACAAGGCCCTGAGTTCCTCGTCGTCTTCCTGAAGGAGACGAACCTGTATTGATTGTGATAACGTTGCCATGCTTTTCATTGTGCTGTTTTCCAGTTCGTTGTCAATCTACTTTTGTACTGTTTATCAGTACAGATTTCATTTTCCCTTGTACTGTAAGACATTACAGTATATCTTTTTTGCATGCGCCCTATCGACAAAGAGAACACCGCGACAATCTCGCTCCAGATTCGATTTACAAAAAAACAAATTGAAGAGATCGACGAAACAGCCGAGCAATTTGAAATGAGCCGCTCGGAAATCATCCGCCTCTCCTGTTCTTCCGGCTTGGTAGCACTCAAAAAACTTACTCCGGAAGGGCTTAAAAAAGCCGTTTCCAGATTGCTGACAGAAGAGTAGATCATACAGTCTTCTATTGGTTTTCCGTTACGCCTATCACTTTTCCGGTTTCGTCTCCGTATAGCTCACACGCGGAGTAATCGGGTGATACTTCGGCAGCGTCCTCAACTTCTTGAGCAGCTCCCGGCTTCCCGTGCGTTGCCCCTTGAGCACCAAACGCAAATGCGTCGTACTCACATCGACGGCCCGCGCCGCGCGTGAAATCGTATAGCCGCGCCCGGCTAAATATTCTGGTGTTAGCGTCATGATTTTCTTC
This is a stretch of genomic DNA from Akkermansia sp. N21116. It encodes these proteins:
- a CDS encoding pentapeptide repeat-containing protein codes for the protein MNTEELEEILEKHRKWINSEYGGKRADLRGANLSDADLRGANLSDANLRGADLRDADLRDADLRGANLSDANLRGADLRGANLSDANLRGANLSDANLRGADLRDADLRGADLGFDCCFASTIGQPIYQVCGVGAHRRALTLHAKGLRNDWVWFAGCFSGTEEALREAVEEKYGKDCDYMDAIEFLIKTAERHSGDFKQEA
- a CDS encoding ribbon-helix-helix domain-containing protein — translated: MATLSQSIQVRLLQEDDEELRALSKATGVPYSALLRLSVQLGVPLLKNQLNQKTPNPKKAE
- a CDS encoding ribbon-helix-helix protein, CopG family — its product is MRPIDKENTATISLQIRFTKKQIEEIDETAEQFEMSRSEIIRLSCSSGLVALKKLTPEGLKKAVSRLLTEE